Proteins from one Mixophyes fleayi isolate aMixFle1 chromosome 9, aMixFle1.hap1, whole genome shotgun sequence genomic window:
- the CCER2 gene encoding coiled-coil domain-containing glutamate-rich protein 2, with translation MGPVKCLLLAAVWIQVSSIPLSSKLSEEEEKVTKCIMEVLAESLSTQGSGRVSSNCVRILKEDERLISVLRHQHLLRELEDLTHREKSQQHEGHESSEEEELRKRGSETPIPAPKRETETKRRSDSEESNEFEKVEKVEVKEKEHGTLAEEKAHEMLEEEEDKRSAPMKRSEDQEKRSGKEVRGDVATKRKDKKHFSDENEEDSSEEGEHDRGYHGNSKGWYNRNHEGWEEKKRGSQRRMAEDPSQEETAQFESEDKGMKYFNTKDHMQGYYGEEKRHIHHPEEVDRKRDYYGPEEEEIERERHHHNGRPVSHGHREEEEERELEEMEEREEHRAQERDIHEVEEELRKAAERLQEIHRG, from the exons ATGGGTCCAGTGAAATGTTTACTGCTTGCTGCTGTCTGGATACAAG TCTCGTCCATTCCCCTGTCCAGCAAGCTATCTGAAGAAGAGGAAAAG GTCACAAAGTGCATCATGGAGGTTCTAGCAGAGTCTCTGTCCACACAGGGGTCAGGCAGGGTCAGCAGCAACTGTGTCCGAATACTCAAAGAAG ATGAGCGTCTGATCTCCGTTCTGCGTCACCAACATCTTCTCAGAGAACTGGAGGATCTGACCCATCGAG AAAAGTCACAACAGCATGAGGGCCATGAGAGCAGCGAAGAGGAGGAGCTTAGAAAGAGAGGCAGCGAGACTCCCATACCTGCCCCCAAAAGAGAGACTGAGACTAAAAGGAGATCAGATAGTGAGGAATCAAACGAGTTTGAGAAGGTAGAGAAGGTGGAGGTCAAGGAGAAAGAGCACGGCACATTGGCTGAGGAGAAAGCCCATGAGATGCTTGAGGAAGAGGAGGACAAGAGAAGCGCTCCTATGAAGAGATCTGAAGACCAGGAGAAAAGATCCGGGAAGGAAGTCCGAGGTGACGTAGCCACCAAGAGAAAAGACAAAAAACATTTTAGCGATGAGAATGAGGAAGACAGCTCAGAGGAAGGTGAACATGATAGAGGATACCACGGGAACAGCAAAGGGTGGTACAACAGGAACCATGAGGGATGGGAAGAAAAGAAGCGTGGATCACAGAGGAGGATGGCCGAAGATCCCAGTCAGGAAGAAACAGCCCAGTTTGAGTCTGAAGACAAAGGCATGAAATACTTCAACACCAAGGATCACATGCAAGGTTACTACGGGGAAGAGAAGAGACATATCCACCATCCAGAAGAAGTGGACAGGAAGAGGGACTACTATGGCCCAGAGGAAgaggagatagagagggagaggcaCCACCACAATGGGAGGCCTGTAAGTCATGGACAcagagaggaggaagaagaacGGGAGTTGGAGGAAATGGAGGAACGAGAGGAACACAGAGCTCAG GAACGGGACATCCATGAGGTAGAGGAAGAGCTTAGGAAGGCAGCCGAACGACTGCAGGAGATTCACCGGGGCTGA
- the LOC142102155 gene encoding inositol-tetrakisphosphate 1-kinase-like, translating into MPALQTRKKIGVCLNEKKKRKLNFHIFEELCRNHGYDVTEVDLTKCLNSQGPFDLIIHKLSDLLVEAGQDLTSHHLVQKLQVYLDTHPYTILLDPLPALHTLLDRFQSYHLLRSLENHNQGVSAVFSPPCVELMTKRSDVVTLARTHLTFPIICKTRVAHGPSSHEMSLIFNEQGLKEVTPPCLLQSFVNHSATLYKVFVVGSQRFVVQRPSIRNFPLGETDQTTIFFNSHEVSKAESCSHLSQTPLYPEALPPSDDVVRQVVKGLQEALGMSLFGVDLIVDTQSGRCAVIDVNAFPGYEGVAEFFPALLSHVDKVLQKAPKSTLEHPPDVPQCEERATERRSLPEPCKRQISGPSYFTMRRPALSAEW; encoded by the exons ATGCCTGCCCTGCAGACCAGGAAGAAGATCGGTGTCTGCCTGaatgagaaaaagaaaagaaaacttaattttcatatatttgagGAACTATGCAG GAATCACGGCTATGATGTAACAGAG GTTGACCTCACCAAATGTCTCAATAGCCAAGGGCCGTTTGATCTGATCATCCACAAGTTGTCGGACCTCCTGGTGGAAGCTGGTCAAGACCTGACCTCCCATCACCTCGTCCAAAAGCTTCAG GTCTATCTGGACACACACCCCTATACCATCCTCCTGGATCCCTtacctgctctgcacacactGCTTGACCGATTCCAGTCATACCACCTGCTACGCAGCCTGGAGAACCACAACCAAG GGGTCAGTGCTGTGTTCTCTCCCCCTTGTGTGGAGCTGATGACCAAACGAAGTGATGTTGTGACGCTGGCAAGAACCCACCTCACTTTCCCCATCA TTTGCAAAACTCGAGTGGCCCATGGTCCGAGCTCACATGag ATGTCCCTGATATTTAACGAGCAGGGTCTGAAGGAAGTGACCCCACCCTGCCTCCTGCAGAGCTTCGTTAACCACAGTGCCACACTGTACAAGGTGTTTGTTGTGGGTTCACAGCGTTTTGTGGTGCAGAGACCTTCCATACGCAATTTCCCTCTGGGAGAGACAG ACCAAACAACGATCTTCTTCAACAGCCACGAGGTTTCCAAAGCAGAGTCCTGTTCACACCTTTCACAG ACACCCCTGTACCCAGAGGCGCTTCCTCCGTCGGATGATGTTGTCAGACAGGTGGTTAAGGGACTGCAGGAGGCTCTGGGAATGTCTCTCTTTGGCGTGGATTTAATTGTGGACACACAGTCTGGTCGCTGTGCTGTCATTGATGTCAACGCTTTTCCAG GCTATGAAGGGGTTGCTGAATTTTTCCCGGCTTTACTGTCACATGTGGACAAAGTCCTTCAAAAGGCACCTAAATCCACTTTGGAACACCCCCCTGATGTCCCTCAATGCGAAGAGCGGGCGACGGAACGGAGATCACTGCCGGAACCTTGTAAGAGACAGATCAGCGGCCCATCTTACTTTACCATGCGTAGGCCGGCCTTGTCCGCTGAATGGTGA